The stretch of DNA ACAGTTTACATGAAAGCCCAAGCTCTTTGCatcatttttctgattcttaCCCCAATATGCTCTGAAAATCCCTCATCTGACCCAATTTTTCCATTGGTCATCAATTCTCCAAACCTTTCCACCCACCATCTAGAACTCATAATTTAGCAACAGCAAAACCTACTCTATCTAACTTTTCCTCTAAATGATCCCCACCTTTGTGCCATAACTGAAATCTGACTGTCCACTGACAGTCTGTATGCTCTGTCCTCCATCCTCTTATCATGAGTAAATTTCTTTGGACCTAAATCAAGCTCTCCACTAGGGCACTGATCTCAGTCTCTCCAATTCATCTACACAACAGTTTacttttgcaattattttctcttctttctgcatcATTTGTCCTTCCTCTATGTTGTTCCCATCAGAATAAAAGCATGATATAATATTGTCCGTCTAAGAAAAACATCTCTATCCCCATGTTTCTACACAGACATCGTACCCTTTCTCTTATGTATAATACTCTTATTTAATCCACTTCATTTCCAACtcacttgcttttttaaaagatttatttattcatcacacacacccacacacacagaggcagagacacaggccaaaggagaagcaggctccccacaaggagcctgatgcaggacttgatctcagatccaggatcacgccctgagccgaaggcagaggcccaactgctgagccacccaggcaacccctcaCTTGCTTTTAAATCTACTTCAGCCAGATCTCTGCCCCCTCCACTCTTCCAAACTCAGGCTCATCATTGTCCTCCATTCTCTTGCCAAATCTAATAGTTTTCAGCctctatcttcctttttttttttttttatttatttatttattttttttaatgtgatttttttttttttttttttttttattggtgttcaatttactaacatacagaataacacccagtgcccttcacccattcactcccaccccccgccctcctccccttctgccacccctagttcgtttcccagagttaaccCACCAGCATCATCCAATACCATAGGTTACTCTCTTCTTTCTGAGactcttcatttgcttttttcccctttctctcttttctgactatatattttatttcttctcaatttCCTTTGTGGAACACATCTTATATTCCAGACTTGTAAATATGTAGTTGCTCATGCCTTCGTCTTTTTACCTCTATCATGTTACTGCTACTCACGAATCTTATGATTTTAAATACCCTGCCACGGCTGATGAACTGTAGACTCACAATAGTGAACTCCCTCCCTTCATGTCCATTTGGGTATAAAATAAACTTCTCAAATGTACATAGCATTgaattctgggttttctgtttaaCAACTTTATTCctcggcctttttttttttttttttttgtcaaatctCAGTAAATAGCCAATCCATTCTTtgcattcttttggggaataacaacaatctttttaaaaagcaaaataaaaactttatgtcATTTTTGGCTCCTCTTTCATGCTCTAGATCTTGCCTATCAGTAAGTTAATGctctgaaaatatattaaaaatttatagctAATGTTGAAtcaaagagaaggcagaaacCTAGAATGCCAGGAAGAGGAGCAATTCAAGGTGCAGCTGAATTTGGGTCTTTACAGGGACAAGGGAGGATGAGCCTTTCCTAATTGGGCAATCTGAGGTGAGTCTCCACATACCACATACAGATGTGTGGAAGTAGGACTCTTGGCCTGAAACGGAAGGGTCAGCCCGGACCGCTCACAGTGAAGAAGGCATCAAGATAAAGGTAATAAAAGAGgtaaaggtgggggggggggggaggggtagttCCTGAGGATACAGAGCACCTTGGAGGAATCTCAAGAATCCATTGTGTGAGGCTGTGATGTCAgcgctgaggtcacagaggtcacCTGATGGAGTGGGTTCCGGCCCAGAAGGCTTCAGGGGTGGCTGTTAGCAAGATGAGGGCGGTTTGGAGCCCGGTATAAGAGGGAGGACGGGGCCACAGCTGATTGGTATGTATGCCCTGACCCAAACTCTTCTTCTTACCTTTGTCCTTCACTCATCAACCGTAGACCTCTTTCTCAGGGCATCCAGTGTCCCTCTTTTGACCCTGACACCTCTCAGATCCATAATCCTCCACAAGCATCCAATCATAGGACCTCAGTTTACTTCCGTGGGGATAAGACTGTATTCTACCTAACTTACAAATAAGTGTTATGAGGGAAAATGCAGACTCCCTGTGCCCTTACCCTGAGACCCCAGGCCCTCTTCCCGCTCACCTTTCCTTCTTTCGCCACTGCCCAAAAGGATGATTCAGTACCCCCATCCCAATCCCCCAGCTGTGTCCCCACAGACCTGGGCCTCCTGCTGCCCACCATGGCCAAAAGCGGAGAGGCCCTGCCACAGGGCAACCCAGCGCCGATCCAGGACCCCCGCCTCATCAAGGTGACAGTGAAGACGCCCAAGGACAAGGAGGATTTCTCAGTTACAGACACTTGCACCATCCAGCAGCTGAAGGAAGAGATATCCCAGCGCTTTAAGGCCCACCCTGATCAGCTGATCCTAATCTTTGCTGGCAAAATCCTCAAGGACCCTGACTCACTGGCACAGTGTGGAGTCCGAGATGGCCTCACTGTCCACCTGGTCATCAAGATGCAACGCCGCACCATGGGCACTGAGTGTCCAGCTGCTTCagtccctgccccagcctccagccctggATCGTTCCCTCAATCGAGCTCCATTTACCCAGCTGATATGCCACCCACCTTTAGCTTAGGTGTTCTCACAGGCCTCAATGGGCTAGGCCTGACCTCCAGTAGCTTCCCTGACCAGCCAAGCTCACTGATGTGGCAGCATGTGTCTATGCCTGAGTTTGTGGCTCAGATCATCGATGACCCTTTCATCCAGGGTCTGCTATCCAACACAGGCCTGATGCGCCAGCTAGTTCTCGACAACCCCCATATGCAGCAGCTGATCCAGCACAACCCCGAGATTGGGCATATTCTcaacaaccctgaaatcatgcgGCAGACACTGGAGTTCCTGCGCAACCCGGCCATGATGCAAGAGATGATGCGTAGCCAGGACCGGGCGCTCAGTAACCTGGAGAGCATCCCTGGTGGCTACAATGTGCTTCGTACCATGTACACAGATATTATGGATCCAATGCTGAATGCAGTACAGGAGCAGTTTGGTGGCAATCCCTTTGCTACTGCCACTACTGTTAATGCCACCAGCAGCAGCAACCAACCTTCGAGGACAGAGAATTGTgaccctctccccaacccctgggCTTCCACATATGGAAGCTCAGGGGGCAGGCGAGGCAGgcatcctggagaccaggatgcACCCGAAACTAGAAACAGGGTTCCCAACATTCTGGGTAATATAGGGCTCTATGACTATCTTCAGCAATTACATGAGACCCCCCAGTCCCTGGGAACCTATCTGCAAGGGATTGCATCCACCCTCAATCCCAGCCaagaaccaccaccaccaggaaATCGTATCCCCccaacttcctcctcctcccaagaACGTGAGTCAGGCCAGCCTCTCCCCAAAGAGTCAGCAACCATCAAGGGAAAGTCCTCTTGCCCATCATTCCTAAGATTCCCCCCAGAGAGCAATACTGACCAATATGGAAGCCAAAGTGGTGCAGGGAATGGCTCCACTAGCCACAGCACCAACATGCCTGATCTTGTCTTAGGGCTTGGGCATTCTGCTAACAGGGCACCATTTGTTCCTTCACCACTTTCCTCTGTGGCGGCTACCCTCGGCAGCCCCGAGCATGCCTGGCTGCCACCACCAGCTTTTCCAAGATCTCTGAGGCCTACCAGCATGAGCCAGGTCCCACAGTTGCAGGATGAGATGCGCCGGCAGCTGCCACTGCTGCTGCACCTTCAGGCAGCCATGGCTAACCCTCGTGCCATGCATGCCCTGCTACAGATTGAGCAGGGTCTGCAGGTCCTGGCTACTGAAGCCCCGCGCCTCCTCCTCTGGTTCATGCCTTGCCTAGCAGGGCTGGGAAATATGGCAGGCAGTACAGAGCCTAGGGAGGGTGCCCTTATGCCTGAGGATCCCCCTCTCGCCCCAGCTCCTGAGGTtcccccagcacagggctctgTGGAGCTAGGTCTCCATTCTACCCCCTTCCTCCAGATGTTGCAAGCTCTTGTTGGTGCCAATCCGCAGCAGCTGCAGCCCGAGATTCACTTCCGGGTGCAGCTAGAGCAACTGCGGGCAATGGGCTTTCTGAATCCCGAAGCCAACCTCCAGGCCCTCATAGCCACTGGGGGTGATGTGGATGCTGCTGTGGAGAAGCTGAGGCAGGCATAGGAGCCCTAGGTGGTCAGACCATATCTTTTCCTCTGTGCCTTTCCCCTGTACCCCACTACCCTAACTCCCCCGTTCTTGAATGCAGCTGCACTATGAACCAAATCCACTATGATGCCCTTTACTGTGGAGACAATGTTGTTCCAGAGTCATTGAGGAAGAATGAGAGCCAGAAacagggtgggggtgctgggagtGACCCAACCACCCCTGCCACTGTACCATCTTGGGACCCCAGTCTGAGCTCTGCTTATGCCTATCTTGAGATGCAATTACATCCAATCTCCAGTGTCTGCTGCTGCCTGAGTCTGGTTTTTTGTGGgctggtggggaaggggacaTATGGGAGAAAAGCTGGCAATAAGAGCTGTGTTTGCATGCATGGGAGGACTTGGAGGATAAGCTCAGAGGTTTGAGGTTCAAAGATTCATGGAGaacaaaggaggaggaagggaggcctgCAGCTCCCCTGGGGTCCTTCCAGAGGACTCCCAGATCTTGTGTCCTGGAGGGGCTGCCTCCATGTACTCTGTTCCTTGGCACGTTCCTACCACCAGCCTGCCTGCAAAGCGGGCACTGTTTCTCATTTCTAGCACCCCTGAAGACCATCCCATAGGTGGCTCTCACTTTCTGGATTTGAGGCTGATT from Canis lupus dingo isolate Sandy chromosome 21, ASM325472v2, whole genome shotgun sequence encodes:
- the UBQLN3 gene encoding ubiquilin-3 gives rise to the protein MAKSGEALPQGNPAPIQDPRLIKVTVKTPKDKEDFSVTDTCTIQQLKEEISQRFKAHPDQLILIFAGKILKDPDSLAQCGVRDGLTVHLVIKMQRRTMGTECPAASVPAPASSPGSFPQSSSIYPADMPPTFSLGVLTGLNGLGLTSSSFPDQPSSLMWQHVSMPEFVAQIIDDPFIQGLLSNTGLMRQLVLDNPHMQQLIQHNPEIGHILNNPEIMRQTLEFLRNPAMMQEMMRSQDRALSNLESIPGGYNVLRTMYTDIMDPMLNAVQEQFGGNPFATATTVNATSSSNQPSRTENCDPLPNPWASTYGSSGGRRGRHPGDQDAPETRNRVPNILGNIGLYDYLQQLHETPQSLGTYLQGIASTLNPSQEPPPPGNRIPPTSSSSQERESGQPLPKESATIKGKSSCPSFLRFPPESNTDQYGSQSGAGNGSTSHSTNMPDLVLGLGHSANRAPFVPSPLSSVAATLGSPEHAWLPPPAFPRSLRPTSMSQVPQLQDEMRRQLPLLLHLQAAMANPRAMHALLQIEQGLQVLATEAPRLLLWFMPCLAGLGNMAGSTEPREGALMPEDPPLAPAPEVPPAQGSVELGLHSTPFLQMLQALVGANPQQLQPEIHFRVQLEQLRAMGFLNPEANLQALIATGGDVDAAVEKLRQA